A section of the Sedimentisphaera cyanobacteriorum genome encodes:
- a CDS encoding DNA-binding transcriptional regulator gives MQHTKRIALLIETSTSYGRALIRGILTYANIATNWVFYNEPSGFADSLPELSAKSFDGIIMRDTSENMKLLKLGVPAIVSIRYQDKIAGVPNIVSNSSQIGAMAASYFRNKGFENFAYCGFENMPWSHERKKAFAASLPSGCRFESFSQQSSGSYEKQIQSLSDWLASLEKPSALMACNDVRGATIIEACKLAGLKIPQEISILGVNNDDMICEMVSPQLSSISLNIVKAGSKAAQCLDNLIKGKTGSEQRINVEADGIVSRASTDLLAINDPAIAQALHFITQNRRQHLQVSEVAEYVGVNRRSLERRFKAVLNTSVYEQIKSVRINTICKMLTQTSIPISEISYSMGFNDANHIARYFKQKTGITPLQYRKQYSAMH, from the coding sequence ATGCAGCATACAAAAAGAATAGCTTTACTAATCGAGACCTCCACCTCTTACGGCAGAGCGCTGATACGCGGGATACTTACGTATGCCAATATAGCGACAAATTGGGTGTTTTATAACGAGCCAAGCGGTTTTGCTGATTCATTGCCTGAGCTGTCTGCAAAAAGCTTTGACGGTATAATTATGAGGGATACCTCGGAAAATATGAAGCTTCTGAAATTGGGTGTCCCGGCTATAGTATCAATTCGCTATCAGGATAAGATAGCAGGTGTGCCGAATATAGTAAGCAATTCCTCGCAGATTGGAGCTATGGCAGCGTCTTATTTCAGAAATAAGGGCTTCGAAAATTTCGCTTACTGCGGGTTTGAAAATATGCCTTGGTCTCACGAGAGAAAAAAGGCTTTCGCTGCCAGCCTGCCTTCAGGATGCCGGTTTGAATCTTTTTCCCAGCAAAGCAGCGGCAGCTACGAAAAACAGATTCAGAGCCTATCAGACTGGTTAGCTTCGCTCGAAAAGCCATCTGCGCTTATGGCTTGCAACGATGTCAGAGGCGCAACTATAATAGAGGCCTGTAAATTAGCAGGCTTGAAGATTCCGCAAGAAATATCGATCTTGGGCGTGAACAACGATGATATGATATGCGAGATGGTTTCGCCGCAGCTCTCAAGCATATCGCTTAATATCGTAAAAGCAGGCTCTAAGGCTGCTCAATGTTTGGATAATCTTATTAAAGGAAAAACTGGCAGCGAACAGAGAATCAACGTGGAGGCGGATGGTATTGTTTCCCGTGCATCGACCGACTTGCTGGCAATAAACGACCCTGCTATTGCCCAAGCTTTGCACTTTATAACCCAAAACAGAAGGCAGCATCTGCAGGTCAGCGAGGTTGCCGAATATGTCGGTGTCAACAGACGCAGTCTTGAGCGAAGGTTCAAAGCAGTATTGAACACAAGCGTTTATGAACAAATCAAAAGCGTTAGAATTAACACTATTTGCAAAATGCTGACTCAAACGAGCATCCCCATATCCGAAATATCTTATTCGATGGGTTTTAACGACGCCAACCACATCGCAAGATACTTCAAACAAAAAACCGGTATTACACCCTTGCAGTATAGAAAGCAGTATTCAGCAATGCACTGA
- a CDS encoding Nramp family divalent metal transporter: MENENTKSQSPLKKLWLLLLSVGPGIFCIGYTIGTGSVTSMSKAGSEFGTQLLWVLAFSCLFAWVLMEAYGRYAVITGETAIHSFKTKLKGGKFIAILVLVGVSVGQWCCLSGLVGLSSSAVYETLRIFFPSLSPSGYAPTLIIAVLIMAGMYAILWFGTYSLFEKVLVFFVTILGLSFIVSMFIVLPSPANIAKGFIPSIPDVEGANLMIAAFVGTTMAAPTFVVRPLLVKSKGWIEANDGLRQQQRDSFTSAAMMFVISGSVMVCAAGALFAEGKVITNVLDMANSLTPFAGRFAVALFLVGTLSAGLSSTLPIMMVAPLLISDYNKGKMVTRSVMFRSLTAAAALIGLTVPILGANPILAQIATQVSQVFNLPLVVGCIILLVNSKQMGKYRAGVLLNCGMAAAFVFSLVMSYIAVLGLRDFF, encoded by the coding sequence ATGGAAAACGAAAACACAAAATCCCAATCCCCGCTTAAAAAACTTTGGCTGCTTCTGCTTTCTGTAGGTCCGGGGATATTTTGTATCGGTTATACTATCGGCACAGGCAGCGTTACTTCGATGAGCAAAGCGGGTTCTGAGTTTGGAACTCAGCTTCTCTGGGTTCTTGCGTTTAGCTGCCTTTTCGCATGGGTGTTGATGGAGGCTTACGGCAGATACGCGGTGATTACCGGGGAAACCGCGATACACAGCTTCAAGACGAAGCTCAAAGGCGGCAAATTTATCGCGATTCTGGTGCTTGTGGGGGTAAGCGTTGGTCAATGGTGCTGTCTTTCGGGGCTTGTGGGTCTGTCTTCTTCAGCTGTTTACGAAACGCTGAGAATTTTCTTCCCCTCATTAAGCCCTTCCGGCTATGCGCCTACTCTGATAATAGCTGTTTTGATAATGGCGGGGATGTATGCGATACTTTGGTTCGGGACGTATTCTCTTTTTGAGAAAGTGCTGGTGTTTTTCGTTACGATTCTGGGGTTGAGCTTTATTGTCTCGATGTTTATTGTGCTGCCTTCTCCAGCTAATATTGCCAAGGGCTTTATTCCGTCAATACCCGATGTCGAAGGTGCCAACCTGATGATAGCGGCTTTCGTAGGCACAACTATGGCAGCACCTACGTTTGTGGTTCGCCCGCTTCTGGTAAAGAGCAAGGGCTGGATTGAGGCAAATGACGGTCTTCGTCAGCAGCAGAGGGATTCTTTTACCTCGGCGGCGATGATGTTTGTTATCAGCGGGTCTGTTATGGTGTGCGCAGCCGGGGCATTGTTCGCTGAGGGCAAGGTAATTACTAACGTATTGGATATGGCAAACAGCCTCACCCCGTTTGCAGGCAGGTTTGCAGTAGCGCTGTTCCTCGTGGGCACGCTCAGCGCAGGGCTCTCTTCTACTTTGCCTATTATGATGGTTGCCCCGCTTTTGATTTCAGACTATAACAAGGGCAAGATGGTTACACGCTCGGTTATGTTTCGCTCGCTGACCGCTGCGGCTGCTCTTATAGGTTTGACCGTCCCGATACTCGGGGCAAACCCGATACTCGCTCAAATCGCAACTCAGGTATCGCAAGTTTTCAATCTGCCTCTGGTAGTAGGCTGCATAATACTACTTGTCAACAGCAAACAAATGGGCAAATACCGCGCCGGCGTGCTTCTGAACTGCGGGATGGCGGCAGCGTTCGTTTTCTCTTTGGTAATGTCGTATATCGCCGTATTGGGTTTAAGAGATTTCTTTTAA
- a CDS encoding sugar kinase encodes MKKVITFGEIMARIMPEGFMRFRQCLPGKVNMLFAGAEANVAVSISQLGGKAAFVTALPKNDIAAACIAELRSLGVGTSHIIHNDGRLGLYFTETGANQRPSRIIYDRSHSAISKAKPDAYDWNGIFADAGWLHISGITPALSKEAAQSTLAAVKNAKQASVTISCDLNFRGKLWKWEPGKEPKSLAREVMSEIVPYVDVLIANEEDAACVLGIEAENTDVQAGRLDVNAYKDVAIKIHKAFPNVDKIATTFRQSVSASHNNWGAMLYDCEQAKAYYAPTDGGEYQPYKITDIVDRVGGGDAFAAGLIFALNTSELAECQKAVSFAAATSCLAHSIKGDFNFSSRNEVEALAGGSASGRVVR; translated from the coding sequence ATGAAAAAGGTGATAACTTTTGGCGAAATTATGGCAAGGATTATGCCGGAAGGCTTTATGAGGTTTCGTCAGTGTCTGCCGGGTAAGGTAAATATGCTTTTTGCCGGCGCGGAAGCGAATGTTGCAGTATCAATATCCCAGCTTGGGGGAAAGGCGGCTTTTGTTACAGCATTGCCGAAAAACGACATAGCCGCCGCCTGTATCGCCGAGCTGAGGTCTTTAGGTGTAGGCACATCGCATATAATACATAACGACGGCAGGTTAGGGCTGTATTTTACCGAAACCGGAGCCAATCAGCGTCCGAGCCGCATAATATACGACCGCTCTCATTCAGCAATAAGCAAAGCAAAGCCCGATGCTTACGATTGGAACGGTATCTTCGCCGATGCCGGCTGGCTGCACATATCCGGAATAACGCCGGCGCTTTCAAAAGAGGCAGCCCAGAGCACGCTTGCCGCTGTTAAAAATGCAAAACAGGCATCAGTAACAATATCCTGCGATTTGAACTTCAGGGGGAAGCTTTGGAAATGGGAGCCGGGGAAAGAGCCGAAGAGCCTTGCCCGAGAGGTAATGAGCGAGATTGTCCCCTACGTTGATGTCTTAATCGCCAACGAGGAAGACGCCGCCTGTGTGCTGGGCATAGAGGCTGAAAACACTGACGTTCAGGCGGGCAGGCTCGATGTAAATGCCTACAAAGACGTCGCAATTAAAATACACAAGGCGTTTCCAAACGTTGATAAGATAGCCACCACATTTCGGCAGAGCGTATCCGCTTCGCACAACAACTGGGGGGCAATGCTTTACGACTGCGAGCAGGCCAAAGCCTATTACGCCCCGACAGACGGCGGCGAATATCAGCCGTATAAGATAACGGATATCGTTGACAGGGTAGGCGGCGGAGACGCATTCGCCGCAGGTTTGATCTTTGCCTTAAACACCTCTGAATTAGCAGAATGCCAAAAGGCAGTTTCATTTGCAGCAGCTACATCCTGCCTTGCCCATTCAATCAAAGGCGATTTCAACTTCAGCAGCAGGAACGAAGTAGAGGCTCTTGCCGGCGGAAGCGCCTCGGGCAGGGTAGTAAGATAA
- a CDS encoding LamG-like jellyroll fold domain-containing protein, with the protein MVKLFTLSVLLLASSVLGAQIPQGLSGAWRFEEAGSGIIKDFSGNNSDGILLGSPSACDGYISAGLELDGFDDYINAPSFTMNTQNAAFSAWINTQSIPNWWVSVINTHKASGKCGLAFYKNQNQLAYYWNDSKYSFDSGLEIPLNQWVFIAVVIEPERAVLYVKPYGGQLEKSVNFDNHSFCSLKGVMIGRDSAPGWGDGERRFQGRIDEVRIYSRSLSESEVIRLSDMERCWNYPPRISVSDAQIAYAGKPRSFSCSFQDDGRPFIEGCDNLMQGTSFQKTFYWSKVSGTGSVSFTAPYKQTSQAVFSEPGNYQIKIDVSDGPSGIPEQIHGKTGSVFIDVEVLSEEDKQLLADYRFQQQPDEDAPDSAGENDLAQRMVFGLPGQNWCEGPENSKAAGFMPGENTFYEIQPSGNSQSELADIKEAAVSAWIMPLAGSPEGGRVCFSAKNSSGKVFTIEGTSTLSNSKWHHIAAVYDAVQGQMLVYVNGVLDAAKDIPPSALSSDWYEPLIASGYSEQRENFAGCIDKLQIFNYALSRNEVVSLMECSELVFAGLSAEADISGRLNSPDCRVDLFDYALLADSWLSFSPVNADITGDSAVNISDLALLAESWLSCKDPQDPRCLQYYE; encoded by the coding sequence ATGGTGAAATTATTTACACTTTCAGTTTTGCTTCTTGCCTCTTCTGTTTTAGGTGCACAGATCCCGCAAGGCCTCTCAGGGGCATGGAGATTTGAGGAGGCAGGTTCTGGCATAATAAAAGATTTTTCCGGAAATAATTCTGACGGTATCCTGCTGGGATCGCCCTCAGCCTGCGATGGGTATATTTCAGCCGGCCTTGAGCTCGACGGCTTCGATGATTATATCAATGCTCCCTCGTTTACTATGAACACGCAGAACGCTGCATTTAGTGCGTGGATTAACACTCAATCAATCCCGAATTGGTGGGTTTCAGTTATCAACACTCACAAGGCCTCGGGCAAGTGCGGCCTTGCATTCTACAAAAACCAGAATCAGCTTGCATATTACTGGAACGACAGCAAATACAGCTTCGACAGCGGCCTTGAAATCCCGCTCAATCAGTGGGTTTTTATCGCTGTTGTAATTGAGCCTGAAAGGGCGGTGCTCTATGTGAAACCCTATGGCGGGCAGCTTGAGAAGAGCGTAAATTTCGACAATCATTCCTTCTGCAGTTTGAAAGGGGTAATGATAGGCAGGGATTCTGCACCGGGCTGGGGAGACGGCGAAAGGCGCTTCCAAGGGCGCATAGATGAGGTTAGGATCTATTCGAGGAGCCTCTCTGAGAGCGAGGTTATCCGGCTTTCTGATATGGAAAGATGCTGGAATTATCCGCCTCGAATATCTGTAAGCGATGCCCAGATTGCCTATGCCGGCAAGCCGCGAAGCTTCAGCTGTTCTTTTCAGGATGACGGCAGGCCTTTTATCGAAGGCTGCGATAATCTGATGCAGGGCACTTCTTTCCAGAAGACTTTCTATTGGAGTAAAGTTTCCGGTACGGGCAGTGTCAGTTTTACAGCCCCCTATAAACAGACATCTCAGGCAGTTTTCTCCGAGCCGGGGAATTATCAGATTAAGATAGATGTTTCAGACGGGCCTTCCGGAATCCCTGAACAGATCCACGGGAAAACAGGTTCTGTTTTTATAGACGTGGAAGTGCTTAGCGAAGAAGATAAACAGCTCTTAGCGGATTACAGATTCCAGCAGCAGCCTGATGAAGATGCCCCGGATTCAGCAGGCGAAAATGATTTGGCTCAGAGGATGGTTTTCGGTCTGCCCGGTCAGAACTGGTGCGAAGGCCCAGAAAACAGCAAAGCAGCGGGTTTTATGCCCGGGGAAAATACTTTTTATGAAATCCAGCCCTCCGGCAACAGTCAGTCAGAGCTTGCAGATATCAAAGAGGCAGCTGTTTCTGCTTGGATTATGCCGCTTGCAGGCTCGCCGGAAGGGGGGAGAGTTTGTTTTTCCGCAAAAAACTCTTCAGGAAAGGTCTTCACCATTGAAGGTACAAGCACATTGAGCAATTCAAAGTGGCATCATATAGCTGCTGTGTACGATGCGGTTCAAGGGCAGATGCTCGTTTATGTTAACGGAGTTTTAGACGCAGCCAAAGATATTCCCCCTTCAGCCCTCAGCAGTGATTGGTATGAGCCTTTGATTGCCTCAGGGTACTCCGAGCAGAGAGAAAATTTTGCAGGATGTATTGATAAGCTCCAGATTTTCAACTATGCCCTCTCAAGAAACGAGGTCGTTTCACTGATGGAGTGCAGTGAGCTTGTTTTTGCCGGCCTCAGCGCCGAGGCAGACATCTCGGGCAGGTTAAATTCTCCCGACTGCCGGGTAGATCTGTTCGATTATGCATTGCTCGCAGACAGCTGGCTCAGCTTTTCTCCAGTTAATGCAGACATAACTGGGGATTCGGCTGTAAATATTTCCGATTTGGCGCTGCTGGCTGAGAGCTGGCTCTCCTGTAAAGACCCGCAAGACCCGAGATGCCTTCAATATTACGAATAA
- a CDS encoding sodium-translocating pyrophosphatase, which produces MKKFMLPAIAALPSIALAAEGSNGGEADVSTGWAEPIFCVIASLVALGFARFFYKKMMEASEGTDKMKEIAEDVRKGAYAYLRRQYGVVTVVFIVLLLIFVGLAMAGAQNPFVPLAFLTGGFFSGLCGYLGMKTATFASARTASGAKEGLNKGLTVAFRSGAVMGLVVVGFGLLDISLWYLLLDKLVYTAEHMREGWGFLVPAGMNPDHKLIVITTTMITFGMGASTQALFARVGGGIYTKAADVGADLVGKVEAGIPEDDPRNPATIADNVGDNVGDVAGMGADLYESYCGSILATAALGAALGINLPHGLDPFKVVVAPMLVAGIGIILSVIGMFMVKCKEGASQKNLLRSLLTGTLASSVMIVIALMILVFTGYITWGIFAAVITGLIVGVIIGQITEYYTSDEFAPTKSIAEQTQMGPATTIIEGISAGMYSTGFTVATIVIGILLAYGFSGGFNNPAMGLYGIGFSAVGMLSTLGITLASDAYGPIADNAGGNAEMAGLGEEVRNRTDALDALGNTTAATGKGFAIGSAALTAMALLAAYLEEVRVWIAKLANESAEGIYRVGEMVFTAESVKTAPVAKFVEAYNLTIMNPKMICGLFIGSMMAFVFSAMTMKAVGRAAGDMVNEVRRQFKEMPGILDGSQKPDYATCVAISTKGAQKEMILPSAIAIIVPVLTGLILGVAGVLGLLAGGLVAGFSLAITLNNAGGAWDNAKKYIEKGHFGGKNSESHHAGVVGDTVGDPFKDTSGPSLNILIKLMTMVSVVFSGVVIKFGPQISDLLNLNY; this is translated from the coding sequence ATGAAAAAATTTATGCTGCCTGCAATTGCGGCTCTTCCTTCTATCGCGCTGGCGGCAGAGGGCTCAAACGGCGGTGAAGCGGATGTGTCAACAGGCTGGGCAGAGCCTATCTTTTGTGTTATCGCCTCGCTTGTTGCTCTTGGATTTGCCAGATTCTTCTACAAGAAGATGATGGAGGCCTCCGAGGGAACAGACAAGATGAAGGAAATTGCCGAAGACGTTCGCAAAGGTGCTTATGCATATCTCAGAAGGCAGTATGGGGTTGTAACGGTGGTATTCATCGTTCTGCTGTTAATATTTGTCGGCCTTGCGATGGCTGGTGCTCAGAATCCGTTTGTTCCGCTTGCTTTCTTAACAGGCGGTTTCTTCAGTGGTTTATGCGGATATCTCGGCATGAAAACTGCTACCTTCGCCTCTGCCAGAACTGCTAGCGGAGCAAAAGAAGGGCTAAATAAAGGGCTCACAGTTGCTTTCAGAAGCGGTGCTGTTATGGGGCTTGTTGTAGTGGGCTTCGGCCTATTGGATATCTCTCTTTGGTATCTGCTTCTGGATAAGCTGGTTTATACCGCAGAGCATATGAGAGAAGGATGGGGCTTCCTCGTCCCGGCAGGTATGAACCCCGACCACAAGCTCATCGTGATCACCACAACGATGATTACATTCGGTATGGGTGCTTCAACACAGGCTCTGTTTGCACGTGTTGGCGGCGGTATTTACACAAAAGCAGCTGACGTTGGTGCAGACCTTGTTGGAAAGGTTGAAGCGGGTATCCCTGAAGACGACCCGAGAAACCCTGCTACTATCGCAGATAATGTTGGCGATAACGTTGGCGACGTTGCCGGAATGGGTGCAGACCTGTACGAAAGCTATTGCGGGTCTATCCTCGCTACTGCCGCTCTTGGTGCTGCCCTTGGAATCAACCTGCCTCACGGCCTCGACCCTTTCAAAGTGGTTGTAGCTCCGATGCTGGTTGCCGGAATTGGCATCATACTATCTGTAATCGGGATGTTTATGGTTAAGTGTAAGGAAGGGGCTAGCCAGAAAAACCTCCTCCGTTCACTTCTAACCGGCACGCTTGCAAGCTCTGTGATGATTGTTATTGCTCTGATGATCCTCGTTTTCACAGGCTACATCACTTGGGGAATCTTCGCTGCTGTAATAACAGGGCTGATTGTCGGCGTGATCATCGGCCAAATCACAGAATACTACACCTCTGATGAATTTGCACCTACTAAAAGCATTGCCGAACAAACCCAGATGGGACCTGCTACAACAATTATTGAAGGTATTTCAGCCGGTATGTATTCCACCGGATTCACGGTTGCAACAATCGTAATAGGTATTCTGCTTGCTTACGGTTTCAGCGGCGGATTCAACAATCCCGCTATGGGGCTCTACGGAATCGGCTTTTCTGCTGTGGGCATGCTTTCAACTCTCGGAATAACTCTTGCGTCTGACGCATACGGACCAATCGCAGATAATGCAGGCGGTAATGCTGAGATGGCAGGGCTCGGCGAAGAAGTTCGAAACAGAACAGATGCCCTTGATGCCCTTGGAAATACTACAGCTGCCACAGGTAAAGGCTTTGCTATCGGCTCAGCCGCTCTTACAGCTATGGCTCTTCTCGCTGCATATCTCGAAGAGGTGCGTGTGTGGATAGCCAAGCTCGCCAATGAATCGGCAGAAGGTATATACAGAGTGGGCGAGATGGTGTTTACCGCCGAATCTGTAAAAACCGCTCCAGTGGCGAAATTTGTTGAGGCATACAACCTCACCATTATGAATCCGAAAATGATATGCGGCCTCTTTATCGGCTCAATGATGGCGTTTGTATTCAGCGCTATGACAATGAAGGCTGTTGGAAGGGCTGCTGGCGATATGGTGAACGAAGTGAGAAGGCAGTTTAAGGAGATGCCAGGAATTCTTGACGGATCTCAGAAGCCTGATTACGCAACTTGCGTTGCCATTTCAACAAAAGGCGCTCAGAAGGAAATGATCCTTCCCTCAGCGATTGCTATTATCGTGCCTGTGCTTACGGGCCTGATTCTCGGCGTTGCTGGTGTGCTCGGTCTGCTCGCAGGCGGCCTTGTTGCTGGATTTTCACTCGCTATCACACTAAACAACGCAGGCGGGGCTTGGGATAACGCCAAAAAATACATTGAAAAAGGACACTTCGGCGGCAAGAATTCCGAATCGCACCACGCAGGCGTTGTGGGCGATACCGTTGGCGACCCGTTCAAGGATACATCAGGACCATCTCTAAACATTCTCATCAAGCTTATGACAATGGTTTCTGTTGTTTTCAGCGGCGTTGTTATCAAATTCGGCCCGCAGATTTCCGATTTACTGAATTTGAACTACTAG
- a CDS encoding bifunctional 4-hydroxy-2-oxoglutarate aldolase/2-dehydro-3-deoxy-phosphogluconate aldolase yields the protein MQTPENVFKELESERVVATVVIDDKDNAAGLAETLLEAGMNSIELTLRTDEAIEAIKVIKNKYPQMLVGAGTVLTREQVRQAADAGAEFAVSPGLNPEVVEEAMKAGLPFAPGVCTPSDVEQALSYNCKHLKFFPAEPLGGIKYLKSMSAPYRHTGISFFPLGGINADNFTDYLKQDYVFAAGGSWLAPREAISKGEWKLISDLCKDAKNRLEN from the coding sequence ATGCAGACACCGGAAAATGTATTTAAAGAGTTGGAAAGCGAGCGGGTAGTCGCTACGGTAGTTATAGACGATAAAGATAATGCTGCCGGACTTGCCGAAACCTTGTTGGAAGCGGGCATGAACAGCATTGAATTAACTCTGCGAACTGATGAAGCGATTGAGGCAATCAAGGTTATAAAAAACAAATACCCGCAAATGCTCGTTGGGGCAGGCACCGTCTTAACAAGAGAACAAGTACGGCAGGCCGCTGATGCAGGGGCTGAATTTGCAGTTTCACCCGGGCTTAATCCTGAAGTTGTGGAAGAAGCAATGAAGGCAGGTTTGCCGTTTGCACCGGGCGTTTGCACACCTTCAGATGTTGAACAGGCCTTGAGCTATAACTGCAAACATCTTAAATTCTTCCCCGCTGAGCCCCTTGGCGGTATTAAATATCTCAAATCGATGTCCGCTCCGTATCGCCATACGGGGATAAGCTTCTTCCCGTTGGGAGGGATAAATGCAGACAATTTTACAGACTACCTAAAGCAGGACTATGTTTTTGCCGCAGGAGGGTCTTGGCTTGCCCCAAGAGAGGCAATCTCAAAAGGCGAATGGAAATTGATTAGCGATTTGTGCAAAGATGCGAAAAACAGGCTTGAGAATTGA
- a CDS encoding sulfatase family protein, with product MNENKLYKNSKYQNVSRRNFLRTAASFAAGSSLAANFMQSRVFAGQEKTKSKPNVIFIMADDIGYSDLAAYGQEYFPTPNTTKLAKQGIQLTDAYSNAAVCTPTRYSVLTGTCPFRKYHTSHVMFNGEPMIIGKDEYNIAKMFKQQGYKTGVVGKWHLGLGKQLPRDINNPGFGPNDIGFDKSYIVPDGHNMKPKYYIEDGEIQGGTKPPFESKIKILDRYGYKLVRHIPKGKWENRRKDDEIGARLVQKAEEFIEQNSENPFFLYFPTCSIHFPIAPDKRFEGKSGIGKHGDFVMQFDWTIGRIMQTLDRLGLAENTLLIVTSDNGGYRNSNAHSSCKEDYRPAAPWRGHKATAYEGGLRVPFIARMPGAIPRAEVSSEPIMLSDMAATFAALTGYTLKPDQALDSFNILPALTAKSSKNEIRPYIIGGDRALNSLGLREGKWKLVYYPDKDKMELYNLEDDPQEKNNLAAKFPEILWRMRALLETHFTSGSSRKGAEGKRKTLSEILQEKQERNKLIEEKFGSAGSDNKEGEPLMRKPAAQIKQTPQLSLEIGAVLFADRDYKVRNLPYVLKRANFVRTDMDGTKTIVCKKGGMVHFLTPRPHRNKDSQSRRLEMQGFEKVDIPEFKFFTERDSNHCTLYQKNCKDGEKLEFGKWAVPVFFDK from the coding sequence ATGAATGAAAATAAGCTTTATAAAAACAGCAAATATCAGAATGTTTCTCGCAGAAATTTTTTGAGAACTGCTGCTTCTTTCGCAGCCGGTTCCTCGCTTGCGGCAAACTTTATGCAAAGCAGAGTTTTTGCGGGACAGGAAAAAACAAAATCAAAACCTAATGTTATATTCATTATGGCTGATGATATAGGCTATTCAGACTTAGCTGCCTACGGGCAGGAGTATTTCCCCACACCTAATACAACCAAGCTTGCAAAGCAGGGAATACAACTGACAGATGCCTACAGCAACGCTGCTGTTTGCACTCCCACCAGATATTCCGTGTTGACCGGCACCTGTCCGTTCAGAAAGTATCATACAAGCCATGTAATGTTTAACGGCGAGCCGATGATTATCGGGAAAGACGAGTATAACATTGCCAAAATGTTTAAACAGCAGGGATACAAAACAGGCGTTGTAGGCAAATGGCATTTAGGCTTAGGAAAACAGCTGCCCAGAGATATAAATAATCCCGGTTTTGGGCCTAACGATATAGGGTTCGATAAATCTTATATTGTTCCCGATGGACACAATATGAAGCCAAAGTATTATATAGAAGACGGTGAGATTCAAGGCGGGACAAAGCCTCCGTTTGAAAGCAAAATAAAAATTCTCGACAGATACGGCTATAAGCTTGTAAGGCATATTCCCAAGGGCAAGTGGGAAAATCGCAGGAAAGATGATGAAATAGGAGCGAGGCTCGTTCAGAAAGCTGAAGAATTTATAGAACAAAATTCTGAGAATCCTTTCTTTCTTTATTTTCCAACCTGCTCAATACATTTCCCTATAGCCCCTGACAAGCGTTTTGAAGGCAAAAGCGGGATCGGAAAACACGGAGATTTCGTTATGCAGTTCGACTGGACAATAGGCAGAATAATGCAAACTCTGGACAGGCTTGGATTGGCGGAAAACACACTGCTGATTGTTACCAGCGACAACGGGGGATATCGGAATTCTAATGCTCACAGCAGCTGCAAAGAAGATTATCGTCCTGCTGCACCATGGCGCGGCCATAAAGCCACCGCTTATGAAGGCGGTTTGCGCGTTCCTTTTATCGCTCGAATGCCCGGGGCAATACCGAGAGCAGAGGTAAGCAGCGAGCCGATAATGCTTTCGGATATGGCAGCAACTTTTGCAGCTTTAACAGGATATACACTGAAACCCGACCAGGCCCTTGACAGCTTCAATATTTTGCCGGCTTTAACTGCTAAAAGCAGCAAAAACGAAATCAGGCCATATATAATAGGGGGCGACAGAGCGCTTAACTCCTTAGGTTTGCGTGAAGGTAAATGGAAGCTTGTTTACTACCCGGACAAGGATAAGATGGAATTATACAACCTCGAAGACGACCCCCAAGAAAAGAACAATCTTGCCGCCAAATTTCCCGAGATATTGTGGCGAATGAGAGCTCTGCTTGAAACCCATTTCACCTCCGGCAGCTCTCGAAAGGGTGCTGAAGGCAAACGCAAAACGCTCTCCGAAATTTTGCAAGAAAAGCAGGAACGAAACAAGTTGATAGAAGAGAAATTCGGCAGCGCCGGCTCAGACAATAAAGAAGGCGAACCGCTGATGAGAAAACCTGCCGCCCAAATTAAACAAACCCCGCAACTCAGCCTTGAAATTGGAGCGGTTTTATTTGCCGATCGTGATTACAAAGTTCGCAATTTACCCTATGTTTTGAAAAGGGCAAATTTCGTTCGGACTGATATGGACGGCACAAAAACTATTGTCTGCAAGAAAGGCGGAATGGTGCATTTCTTAACCCCACGGCCGCATAGAAATAAAGACAGCCAATCCCGCAGGCTTGAGATGCAAGGCTTTGAAAAGGTGGATATCCCGGAATTCAAATTCTTTACGGAAAGAGATTCCAATCATTGCACGCTCTATCAAAAGAATTGTAAAGATGGTGAAAAGCTGGAATTCGGCAAGTGGGCAGTGCCGGTGTTTTTTGATAAATGA